The sequence below is a genomic window from Haematobia irritans isolate KBUSLIRL chromosome 3, ASM5000362v1, whole genome shotgun sequence.
ttataaactatttggttatttgtctaaaattttccattttttttatttcttgcaattaaccacgaacttcgttgcacaaataagtattaaaaaccacatggttttttcgttgcattttagggtagtgtcaaggcatattaattaaaggtaaagtcacgagcaagcGTGTGTACCCCCCCATGATATTAATaatgtcaaactaaaatggcagatcactcaagttttgtttgtatgtgtagtgttgttgtgtttgtgtatgtgtagtgttgttgtattgttgaatgcatatataaaacatcaacattgttgaatactaaacgtaaacaaagcctttgacaagatgaatgtcgatattagtcacctgattgcatgactttacctctttaatatgccttggggtagtgttttgtcaaagttttctcatattatcttcaacaccttttcaaagatttcgacaacattttggcaaattggaagtaattcgcaaacaatttgaagatatattgaagatgagctatttcaagtcaagttgaatttatgttgaaaattatatttaccctcaaactgaaaagttgttgcatttgaaaaacgctcatcctgtgtttattgggtcgtGTCAtaaaacgtactggaccgcgtgttagaattgatttccagcagaatgaattcacaaaatatccattttaaactgttaatagcatatgaattaaactgacgatgtgatgcacattttcatccagaagttgttgatttcaacaatttgttgtttttaacaattttaattggttgcacttgtaatgtttctggaaattttttcttgtcgataagccactcatttttcattggtcagctttttaatgttttcaagaacgtagaatccataattttagttttctgcaaagagatatacatttagtgatttccttaaagttttatttcattttttattttcacttacctatttttataaactatttggttatttgtctaaaattttccatttttttaatttcttgcaattgaccacgaacttcgttgcacaaataagtattgaaaaccacatggttttttcgttgcattttagggtagtgttttgtctattatcttcaacaccttttcaaagatttcgtcaacattttggcaaattggaagtaattcgcaaacaatttgaagatgtattgaagatgagctatttcaagtcaagttcaatttatgttgaaaattacatttaccCTCAAGgctggtatgcacctctagcgaaattttcggtagcaaaaatttatttaagtctacaacaaaaaaacagggctgtgtacacaaattttaaaccagctaatcggcaaattttcggtagcgttcaatttcgtaagctggtacgcacctctaatgaaaataacagggttgtcaaaagcatattttggcagcaaacatttaatttattacaagcatTGCATGCGTAaacgttttaaaaggtctgtaaataataaacaatttatttgaggaatatttgcaacatatattaacaatttttaaaagtgattagctggtttaaaatttgtgtacacagccctgtttttttgttgtagacttaaataaatttttgctaccgaaaatttcgctagaggtgcataccggcctataggtgcataccggccttcctactgaaaagtttttgcatttgaaaaacgctcatcctgtgtttattgggatgttaCATTTTTAGATGCATAACCTGGCCTTTACTTGGTTGGCAGCACTGTTAactctaattaatttaaaagcgCTCCAATCGGACAAATACCAATTATCAGGCATGTATTTTCGAACGCACAACACTATCATAATATAGAAAATAACAACAACCTCACAACATCCTGGTCAGAGTTAAAAGTGAAAAGCTGGAATTTTGGCGCAAGAATTGAGAAAAATCGATTTACATGGAGAAGATCTTATAATTAATGCTCTCCATTAAGTAAAAATTGCAAGCTAATACACGTTAGTAGTTTTCGTTATAGAAGTGCAAGAAATTTTATGCGAATTACGCCAATAGTGGACAAATCAAAGAGTAGTTGCAGTGTGGCATAGACAGtgcgtgtatgtatgtataagcAACGCAAAGGAGGAAAatcattgaaataaactttgaatttcaccaagaaaaaaattattttttggggAAATGTTCAATAATTTGTTGCAAAAGTGGCGTTTGTAAGCGATAATTTAAGTTTTGAACgttattttcttcagaaaatgcaGGTAAGTTGCAACATTTATTGTTGTGGTGGGGGGGCACAGTATGTACATATAGTTTGCTACTGCCTGTCTCTGGAGCCTTTACAATCTCTGACATAACCCTTGTTTCTAGATTTTCACAtatgcataaaattttatatattttaactttAGCAAGTGGACGATCCTCCTTATTTACAAGTGGGCACGGAAGTTAGTGCCAAATACAAAGGCGCATTTTGCGAGGCCAAAGTCAGCGAAGTTGTTCGCAACATCAAAGTCAAAGTTGCCTATAAACAGGGTCTTGGCTCTGGTGTGGTCTCTGATGATGATATAAAAGCTGCGCCAGGTCAACTCAGGGTGGGAGCTATTGTTGAAGTTCGACATCCCGATCGCAAAGATTATGTAGAAGCTACTGTAACCAAAATTCAGGATTGCTCCCAATACACTGTAGTTTTTGACGATGGTGATATAACAACACTAAGACGTACTGCATTATGCCTAAAAAGTGGTCGTCATTTCAACGAAAGCGAGACACTAGACCAATTACCACTAACGCATCCCGAACATTTCGGTAATCCCGTGGTAGGAGGACGACGTGGTCGTAGACGAGGTCATATGAACGATGACAGTTCGGACGATGACGATGAAAGTGACGCCAAAGAAGTTGTCAACGAAAAAGAGGAACATATTGGTAAAGTTGTCTGTGTTGAAACAGAATCGAAGAAAAAGGACAAAGAGAAGTGGTTTCCAGGTTTAGTGGTGGCTCCCACGGCTCAGGCTACTGTTCGCATACGTGTTAAAGATGAATATTTGGTGCGTTCTTTCAAAGATGGCCGATATTATACAGTACCCAAAAAAGAAGCCACAGGATTTACAAGAGAAGCAGCCGCTAAACAAGATGGACCAGCCGTTCAAGCAGCTTTGGAGTATTTAGATAGTGATGTACTACCACCGCATTGGGAAAGAGAATCACTTTTTGCTCGAAGTAATTCTTCGAGTGAGAATGAAGATGACATAGACTCGGATTCCTCAGATGACGAACCGCGAGAGGAAAAAGATCGTTTTGTCGCCCAACTTTACAAATATATGGATGACCGTGGCACACCGCTCAACAAAGTACCATCGATACAAAGTAAGGACGTGGATTTATATAGGCTCTTTCGTGCTGTAGAAAAGAGGGGTGGTTATAATCGTGTCACTTCTCAAAACCAATGGAAATCAATAGCAATACGTTTGGGCTTTGTGCCAGCAACAGTCAGCATAACGAATTTAGTTAAACAAGCATTTAAGAAGTTTCTACAACCATATGGGGAATTCCATCGCAAATTGGGTTGTTCCATGTTAATGTCACCACGCAACTCGAATCGGAGTAAAGGTCGTAGTCTTGTACGTGCCAACTCTGTGGCATCTCCTAAACCACAAGAAACAACTAGGGAATCTGCAATACCAATCAGTAAATTGGCTACAACTTCAACATCTAATGCTGCCTTAAGTACTGCCTCCACTTCGGCTGCTGCCGTTTTATCAACATCAAATACCAATGTCTCGATCACTGAAGAATCTGAAAATACAAGTGAATCGAGTAGTCAAGACAACACCAATAAAACTAAACGCAAATCATCCTTGGGTGGAACTGCGACGGCCTCAACGACATATGCAAGTTCACCCGCCGTTAGCAGCAGTAACAAAGTAATGAGTATGAttgaaaaatatgaagaaaagaatATAAAAGATGATGGTGATGTTccactttcgaaaataaaggcCGCCTCCAAAGATAAGGAGGAATCTAAAGAGAAAGAAAGAGAAAAAGATAAGGAGAAAGAAAAGGAAAGGGAAAAAGAGAGAGAAAAAGAAAAGGAACGAGAGAAGGAGAAGGAGAAAGAAAAAGAGAAAGACAAGGATAGCGGAAGTTCCAAAGATTCATCTGGACATGCAACCAGAGATTCTTCACCATCCGGTAAGTACGCCCGTAGCTCAatggtcaaatatttgactttttcaaacagattaaatttttcatgtaaattgTACGAAATCCATAGGAAAGAATAGCAGTCATTCTAAATGAAATGAACTTGGGGTTTtcgatttttgaaattaagtttCGTTTGTATCCAATCCATGAAGACATATTAAACAAGGGACTTTCAGCAATACTGAAAGTACCTAATTTAAAATACCTTGAGAGTATACCAATGTTGTATACCTCCGACTCCTACACGACAGCAAAATAttaagtgacttgcctttcaaaatagaaataacaaaatttttctttcgttttgaaatacgaaataagtttttcgtatgagacctttggaaaatttcaaatgCGATGTCTTCCAAAATCGATTATTTGTTTTGGCAAAGCAGAACTTGTTGTTTAATACGGTTGAGTCTGCGGTTAAACCCATGAACCCTTACATGAAGTGTGGGCATACTTACTTTTCCACCACGGTTTCTGATGTCATCTGGTCGATTTcgcccaaataaaaaatttattaaatatttaaaaatcaaagcgGTGATTTGAGAACTGAAATTTGTTGCTTACTTTTTGGattccattttaaaattttgactgccaATAAACTTTTATTGTAGTTAGGAAGTGAAACACGAGCCGATAAGTGCTTATCCTCAAAAACAAGATTTGGACAAGTTGCAATTTGCGTTTGTATTTCAGAGTGAACAAACGTTCAAATTTTCCTACATACTATGGCGCAGTTAATCTTTTAGAATGCGTGTTTCACGTTCTAAAACCAAAATAATTGAATCTCCATCTCGATGTTGCTCTTTTGcagtttttctagaaaaaaatacgAGATCAATCTGGATTGGCctactttgaaattttcgactcacaatttttaagtgaaaaaatttgctaagatTAGTAAAAATATACGTACTTAAAGACAAGCTCCCTATAAGGAATTTAATACATTTGTACCGACACCATATTTAGATTCTTGATTCAGGATGATATTAATAGATTATCTAGATATGTCCGTGTGTCTCTAGTAGGTACCACGAAGCCTTCAATAATGTACCATAGCTTTCTATGGTGatttatattttgatatagtgCAATATACTCCGATTTTTCTTTTTAGACATCAAGACGTcacagtttttatctgatatgcccgaaatgttatatatatttttaataaagccgccacttttatttcttaaatatcTTGAAGCTGAGACCTTATGCGAAACATTAAAAGATGTTCGAAATAGGTTCCGATTCAAAGACTTTTTGATACAGGTCCcacgatgaaaattttttccaaacctagaaatattttatttagaatctGATATGCCCGaaatattgcatatttttttgcCGCTTTTATTCATAGACTATTTTAAAGATGCGACCTTATGCGGAAACATTAACAGTTGTTCGAAACAGATTCCGGTAGATAGACTTTTTGATACAGGTtccattttatcgaaatcgacaGCAATTTTACTTAGAATCTGGTGCTGTTTTAAAGTCATAAAGTTATAAGAGATTATTCCCAAACTCGATTTACTAATGAaggtaatattttatatatgagCACCTAGAATTTTCAATCAGTTTTAGAGCCAGAAAGACATATGTATATGCATTTTATATCAGGGTATTTTTATATGGCTTAATGGAGGCGTtctccgaattttattttttatgttattttagtcCCCTAAATAGAACTTGTGACGACGGTTAATGTCGGATCATATCTAACATATTCTCTACCTATACCGATCGCTCAGTTTTACATATCTGGATtttatttcgactaaatttttggCTCCGGCGGCGACGGTTTGACAGCTAAGCCTACGTAAATTTGTCTACTCGGCAGCGGACaaatatccattataaaatcaattcgaAGTTACCGGAATGaatatgagattagttgtacaagcaatcgtaaattaaaatttcattcaaagtttttgcaaaattattatagcaacttgatactgattGATTATGAGGGAAAGGGTTAAAACATTAAATACAATTATTACATTTTTCAGatacaaattaatatttttaattaattggcgGCTCAATATGACTCGAGATGAATCGACATATTCGAcgacggcgtcgactggcaaaaaatggtcggcggcggctaaaatgacaggcgcgactcggcggcttcattctctgtataTGAGATTCTATATTTAGTTGTAAAAGTATGGcgactaaaaaaaaatctgccaaTTAAGACTGTgggttaaatatttttaaggaGGGTGGTTCATCGCCCTCcccccacacacaaaaaatattttttctgattcaatcacgatattTATTGatcaaattacttttttaatttaaatgtcatcacagaaatgatagaatcaatcaaaaaattaattaattaattgacagtcaattaaaaaattaattaattaattgacagtcaattaaaaaatgtgttgattcaattaaagttttaattgaattttttttaaaacccaagattttaattgtaaaaatgttcgtgaattttttttctgtgcaggatATTACTCACTACGTCAATGTCGATCTGGTTGAATCGTCGACAGTAGCTTTGTACTACGTGATAGGAGATTGTTCTATGCTATCATATATCCTCTTTAGATATTACGTCTTTTCACACTATCTGCAATTTaagacattttattaattaatctgTACTCAGAATAACAATTATAAGTGTTTAGAAAAAATGCATAtctttatttttgtcatgattCTTACATACACATTATATGTATGCTGTTTGTCATGTTCTAAAGCctattatatatacatattgtatCTTAGAAATTATTGTGGTAACGTGCTcattaattcaataaaattttaactcgaTGATAGGCATTTGAAAGTACACCACGCAAATTCCATATATTCTCAAAAGATTCTGGTTGAACATTGTAGGCTGAATCTACAGCCTTGGACCAAATTTCGACTTCCTTGCCTTTATGCTTTGCATCGACTGGTATGCGTGCCGTCCACAAAGACCAACCATAATGACGGCCATCTGGTTCATTCTCCTGTTCAAGTGTGGCTACATACCAATTTTTACCTTTGTCAGCTGTAATATCTACACGTACGATACGACGACCACCACCTGACCATGCATATCCACGTACTTCCACAAAGCCATCTTTAGATACTTTCACCTTTTCTCCTGCAGATGGTGTGCAAATTGCTGATGTTACCGGCATTGCTTGTATAGCAGGTGATTTAGTAAAATCAACTGTATCCCAATCAGTACTTGGACTAAAACCCTTATAATCATTTTGTTGCCAGTGAGAATTTGATTCATGATCGGCAACGGCAATTCGTGTTAACCATTTCACGTTACGGGCACCTACAGTGCCTGGTACTATAACACGAATAGGAAAGCCATGATCACGATTCAGAGGCTTATCGTTCATTTCATAGGCCAAAAGGACATCCCCTCTCTCGTCCATAGCTTTAGAGAGAGGTATGGAAGCTCCGTATGGATTAGAAGTCGGATCTAAATCAGCACCTTCCAAGATAACGTGAAGTTCCTCATTTGGTTTTACACCCATGGCAAGCAAGACATCACGCAAACGAGCCCCAGACCATTTGGCATTGCCCACGGCGCCAGCGCCCCAAGAAAGTCCTATTAAAGAAACGAGAATTAAAATGAAGTATTCGGTATAGAAGCAATTTCTCAAAATACCTTTTACACTTTTTACATTTGTCATCTCCGAACGCCTATTGCCTCCACACATAACTGCTGCGGTGACGTTATGTTTGGGTAATGCCTTAATGTCGGCCAAAGTTAAAACTTTATGCGTCTTTTTGGCACCTGCTTTTTTCGTCTCGATTTCCACTTCCaattcataatttttctcaTCGATCACGGGCACTGGC
It includes:
- the shop gene encoding sulfite oxidase isoform X1, which translates into the protein MNLGVKMSFLIKAAHSLRPSYTPGLRCIAAGARELQIKNSWQFNTNGQQHQQYRYFSGNANKPAKNSTTMYTLFTLGCITMGYFVFDNMEKLKRQAVVKAAAKVETKIDSTNAKYKLWHSTERKDLPTFKLDEIQKHNSLENGVWITYGIGVYDITKFIPKHPGSDKIMLGAGSAIDPFWAIYQQHNTEEILTMLEKYRIGNISPEDEVAVDDMGSPWAHEPKRHPLLRPTSERPFNAEPPITILADNFYTPNEFFYVRNHLPVPVIDEKNYELEVEIETKKAGAKKTHKVLTLADIKALPKHNVTAAVMCGGNRRSEMTNVKSVKGLSWGAGAVGNAKWSGARLRDVLLAMGVKPNEELHVILEGADLDPTSNPYGASIPLSKAMDERGDVLLAYEMNDKPLNRDHGFPIRVIVPGTVGARNVKWLTRIAVADHESNSHWQQNDYKGFSPSTDWDTVDFTKSPAIQAMPVTSAICTPSAGEKVKVSKDGFVEVRGYAWSGGGRRIVRVDITADKGKNWYVATLEQENEPDGRHYGWSLWTARIPVDAKHKGKEVEIWSKAVDSAYNVQPESFENIWNLRGVLSNAYHRVKILLN
- the shop gene encoding sulfite oxidase isoform X2; the protein is MSFLIKAAHSLRPSYTPGLRCIAAGARELQIKNSWQFNTNGQQHQQYRYFSGNANKPAKNSTTMYTLFTLGCITMGYFVFDNMEKLKRQAVVKAAAKVETKIDSTNAKYKLWHSTERKDLPTFKLDEIQKHNSLENGVWITYGIGVYDITKFIPKHPGSDKIMLGAGSAIDPFWAIYQQHNTEEILTMLEKYRIGNISPEDEVAVDDMGSPWAHEPKRHPLLRPTSERPFNAEPPITILADNFYTPNEFFYVRNHLPVPVIDEKNYELEVEIETKKAGAKKTHKVLTLADIKALPKHNVTAAVMCGGNRRSEMTNVKSVKGLSWGAGAVGNAKWSGARLRDVLLAMGVKPNEELHVILEGADLDPTSNPYGASIPLSKAMDERGDVLLAYEMNDKPLNRDHGFPIRVIVPGTVGARNVKWLTRIAVADHESNSHWQQNDYKGFSPSTDWDTVDFTKSPAIQAMPVTSAICTPSAGEKVKVSKDGFVEVRGYAWSGGGRRIVRVDITADKGKNWYVATLEQENEPDGRHYGWSLWTARIPVDAKHKGKEVEIWSKAVDSAYNVQPESFENIWNLRGVLSNAYHRVKILLN